GGCCGGTTGACACCACAGGATCTCGGCCCGCGCGTTGTGCAAGGCCGGCCACAGGCTCGCCGCCCACGCCACCTGCCGCTCCTCGACGGTGAATCGCCGTCGGCGCGCATCCTCGTACGCCGCGATGAACGCTTCCGAGCTGTCGACCGGTGCAAGCGTGGGAATCTCGGCACTGGCGAAGGACCCGCTCGCCGCACCGACAAGTGCGGCTTCGGGCAGCCAGGCGATGCTGTCCCAGTCGTACACCGTGTGGATGCCCTCGGTGCTCCACCGCAGGTTCTGTGCTTCCCAGTCGGCATGGCCCAGGACGCGCGGGCCTTCGTCGGCTATCGTCAGCCGGGCACGAGCACGGGCGGCGACTTTCACCAGCTCACCCGGGAGATCATCCGCACCCGGTCGGGTGTCGTGACGCGGATTGGACGGCCAGATGCCGGGACCGGCGTGATCCCAGTGCACCCACTCGGGATTCGGTAGCGGCGGCGGGAGTTCGATGCGCGCCGTGATCGCGGTGAGCTCGGCGAACAGCTGCGCCGAGCGCTCCGCGATCGCCGGGCCGTCTCCCCGCAGCATTTCGCCACCAGGCCGCCATTCCTCGGCATGGACTGCGTGCCCGTCCACGTAGGTCGCGTCGGTGAGCGGGCGAGCACAGGGGAAACCCGCGTCGGCGACGCGGCGCTGGACCCCGACGCAGGTGGTCGTCCGCCTGGTGGGGTCAGGGCGGGTCTTGATGAAGACCGTACGTCCGTCGTCGAGACGGGTGCCCCCGGCGTCCGGCATCCCAGGCGTGGAAAGGGTTCCGACGGGCACGGCGCCCAGCTCCTGCCGGCACCACGCCCGCGATCCGCGGATCAACCTCGGGCTCGATCACCCGAGCGATCCAACCACACCGGCACTATCGACCTTCGGCATGGCTTTCCCGATCGATCGCGGAGGGCGGGCGCATGTGCCTGATGGCGGAGCTGAGAAGCACTACAGCGGTGAGGGCCGCTGACATGCAGGTGAGGACGACGAAGGTCGCGCGTACGCCGAAGTCCTGCAGCAGCCATCCGCCGGCGAGCGGGCCCAGCGGCGCGGCGAGGCCGGCCACGAGCATGGCCGCGCTCAGCACCCGTCCCTGTAGCTCCGGTTGGGTGATGCTGATCTGGACCGCGGCGAGCATTCCGTTGGCCGGGGCAGAGGTGAAGTACGTCAGTGCCAGCAGGGCACCGATGAGGAAGGGGCTGTACGCGAACGTCAGGGCGCCCAGCGCGAGGGTCGTGGTCGTACAGAAGAGGTACACCAGCACCGGAGGTGGCAGCCTTCGCTGGAGTTGCGGCGACAGCCAGGCGCCCAGGATCCCGCCGACACCGGCAAGGGAGAGGGCCGCGCCGATCTCGGCGGCCGGTGCTCCCCGGGCCCTGGTCGACGCGATCACCACCAGGACGACGGCGGGGAAGATGAACGAATACCCCGCCGCGCTCAGCAGGGTGACCCGCAGGAACGTGTTGGCCCACACCACCCGGATGCCGGTGAGGAGGTCATGGCGCAGCGGACGGAGGTTCGCCCGCTGCCCTTGCCCGCCGTGCAGTTTCTGCCTGATCGAGCCGATGAGGAGACCGCTGGTCACGAAGCTTGCGGCCTGCGCCGCGATCGGCAGGGCGGCCGCGACACCGAAGAGGAGGCCGCCCAGTGGCGGGCCTCCGAGTGCGGCCAGGTGACCGCGGGCCTCGTTCTGCGCCATGGCGTTCGGCAGTTGCGCCGTGGGCACGACCTGCCGGACGGTGACCATCTGGGCAGGATCGAAGAACGCGTCACACGCGGCGTTGACGACGGCCGCGACGACAAGGTGCGCCATGCTCAGCCGGCCGGTCACGACAGCCAGCGCGACCGATGCGGTGGTGACCGCCCTGATCGCGTCGCAGGTGACCAGGAGCGCCCTGCGCGGCAGCCGGTCCACGAACACTCCGGCCGGCAGCCGCAGCACCGCCCCGGCGGCCATACCGACGAAGGCGATCAGGCCGGCCGTACGCGCGGAGCCGGTCGCCAGTAGCGCCAGCAGGGGATAGGCGATCATCGCGATGCTGGATCCCAGGGCCGAGATCGCGTGCCCGGTCCACAGCACCATGAAGTCGCGGTTCCTTCGCAAGGGTGTCACCGCGTGGGGGACTGGCACAGCGCCTCCGGTGGTTGCCGATCCGGTTCGGTTCGTTGACTCCGATCAACGCTCCGCAAGTCTTGGAACCGGCAGCGGCCGATGTCCATCACCTTCGCTGACAGCGGATCGTGTTCGCCGGCAGCCGAACGTCGTCAACCCGGGGGAGCGGCGGCGACCGTGCGCTTGTCGGTGGCGTCTGCCATCCTCACCGCCATGAATCGCACAGGCGGTCGAGGCGTTTGCCGGCGATCGCCGGGGCCATGGAGGGACAGGCGATGAACAGTCTTTTCGAGGAGGAGATTCGTGGGCACCACAGCATGCGGGACCACCTCCTGAGCGTGGTGTCCGATGCCGACCTCGGCTACAAGCTGCCGGGCTACAACCCGACGCTGGGCGAGCTGCTGGTCGAGCTGGGCGACCTCCAGGGCGTCTACACCCATTCGTTCGAGGCGTTCACTCTCGACTGGGCGCACCGGCAGCTCCCGCCGCCACCGGCGCCGATCACCACCGCCGGTTTGCGCGCGTGGTTCCAGGCGCAGGACGACGCGATGAAAGCGGCGCTGGACCGCTTCACGGAGGAGGAGCTGCACATCGACCGGATCGACCGCGGCGGTTTCGTCGCCTCGCCCTTCGTCCAGCATCAGGTCTACCGCGAGGCGGTGTACATCTTCTACGGCAAGCTCAGTGTCTATCTCAAGGCGCTGGAACGCGACGCCGGCGAGCAGTGGGCTGCCTGGGTGGGCTGATCGCTCAACCGGCCGTCGTTCGCGGAAGGACGAGGAGGCCGAACGACGCGCAGGC
This Actinopolymorpha cephalotaxi DNA region includes the following protein-coding sequences:
- a CDS encoding MFS transporter, giving the protein MRRNRDFMVLWTGHAISALGSSIAMIAYPLLALLATGSARTAGLIAFVGMAAGAVLRLPAGVFVDRLPRRALLVTCDAIRAVTTASVALAVVTGRLSMAHLVVAAVVNAACDAFFDPAQMVTVRQVVPTAQLPNAMAQNEARGHLAALGGPPLGGLLFGVAAALPIAAQAASFVTSGLLIGSIRQKLHGGQGQRANLRPLRHDLLTGIRVVWANTFLRVTLLSAAGYSFIFPAVVLVVIASTRARGAPAAEIGAALSLAGVGGILGAWLSPQLQRRLPPPVLVYLFCTTTTLALGALTFAYSPFLIGALLALTYFTSAPANGMLAAVQISITQPELQGRVLSAAMLVAGLAAPLGPLAGGWLLQDFGVRATFVVLTCMSAALTAVVLLSSAIRHMRPPSAIDRESHAEGR
- a CDS encoding aminoglycoside phosphotransferase/kinase family protein, with product MPVGTLSTPGMPDAGGTRLDDGRTVFIKTRPDPTRRTTTCVGVQRRVADAGFPCARPLTDATYVDGHAVHAEEWRPGGEMLRGDGPAIAERSAQLFAELTAITARIELPPPLPNPEWVHWDHAGPGIWPSNPRHDTRPGADDLPGELVKVAARARARLTIADEGPRVLGHADWEAQNLRWSTEGIHTVYDWDSIAWLPEAALVGAASGSFASAEIPTLAPVDSSEAFIAAYEDARRRRFTVEERQVAWAASLWPALHNARAEILWCQPAVALAEILAQGEERLHRAHA